In bacterium, the DNA window TGCGGAACGCCTCGTACGGCACGATGCCCGCGGAAGGGGGCACGGCGGAAGACCTGCCGGTCCGGGAGGCGATGCGGACGGAGGTCTGGTCCGTCACCCCCGACGATTCGGTCGAGGATGCGCTTCTCATCCTCACGCGGGAGAAGTTCGGCGCCCT includes these proteins:
- a CDS encoding CBS domain-containing protein, yielding MLVGKRMTRNPKTVSPDDPLSFAARILREHRFHHLPVVEGGRLVGILSDADLRNASYGTMPAEGGTAEDLPVREAMRTEVWSVTPDDSVEDALLILTREKFGAL